One region of Oncorhynchus mykiss isolate Arlee unplaced genomic scaffold, USDA_OmykA_1.1 un_scaffold_212, whole genome shotgun sequence genomic DNA includes:
- the LOC118947865 gene encoding exocyst complex component 1-like: MSSLLRKEMQRMLFRPEGQKLQKFIEIHEATSGRHFLCVYVTKTKEVQLCVVRSQKSLYSGSNKLLNSQNSGSKKKLKSQFCLSSCLEDSYLRTEVWLLQDLTLLDGRDPDVDDPCFLMHFSTVRSVTAFSCGAKYSMARALVALSDKHCGRPLTLVNYDLAYIGPSSIYLNRGDCVVLMQICFYAANLVCLSLCPVPLD, translated from the exons ATGTCGTCCCTACTGAGGAAGGAGATGCAGAGGATGTTGTTTAGACCTGAAGGACAGAAACTACAGAAGTTTATAGAGATACATGAAGCAACGTCGGGAAGACATTTTCTCTGTGTTTACG TGACCAAGACCAAAGAGGTGCAGCTGTGTGTGGTGAGATCTCAGAAATCACTCTATTCTGGATCAAACAAGTTGCTGAATTCCCAGAATTCCGGATCAAAAAAGAAGCTCAAGTCTCAGTTTTGCCTGAGTTCCTGCTTGGAGGACTCCTACCTGAGGACAGAAGTCTGGCTCCTCCAGGACCTCACCCTGCTGGACGGGCGGGATCCCGACGTG GACGACCCGTGTTTCCTGATGCACTTCTCCACTGTGAGGTCGGTGACGGCCTTCAGCTGCGGCGCCAAGTACAGCATGGCGCGGGCCCTGGTTGCCCTGAGCGACAAGCACTGCGGGCGTCCTTTGACTCTGGTGAACTATGACCTGGCCTACATCGGCCCGTCGTCCATATATTTgaacagaggagactgtgtggtgCTGATGCAGATATGTTTCTACGCCGCTAACCTGGTGTGTCTGTCCTTGTGCCCCGTACCTCTGGACTGA